Genomic DNA from Lactuca sativa cultivar Salinas chromosome 8, Lsat_Salinas_v11, whole genome shotgun sequence:
TATACATATCACACATAATGAACACATTAAGATCGAAAACTCAATAAACTCATTGTTCATAAGAAACATCAACATCCGTAACTAATTCTTACATTTTGACTTTTGCATGGCATTTTGACTCAACTTTTCTTGTCAAAAGTGCAACAATAATGTTACAAATGTTCGTCACCTTTGCTCCTTTTTTTATGATCTTAAAAACACTTACATCCCCATACAAAATCGCTGTGGACGTAAAGTTAAAATAACCTGAATCCATATCATTATAGAAATTTGGATCTGTTACCATTTTTTCTGTTGTTACATTAGCATAAGCCGTTATGGTGAAGTTACCATGAGCTGGAATATTGGCATGCTCGATAGGAATCTCAGCTATCAGTGTGCCTCTGTAATCAACATATGCGATTGAGTTTTGAAACTTGAAGCTCCCATGATTGCGATTGCTGATTGTCACATTCAACACTATTGTTGCATTTATGCTAACGTTAGGGTACAACTGGAATTCAACATTCTCTAGGCTCGTGGGGTGTGTCGTTACCTTAGGGTTTTTTGGTTTAAACACTGTGAAGAATAAGATGACAGAAATAAGAAGAAAGATTAACAGAAGCAATGTGGCGACCACACAGCATATTTTCATAACTCTTCTTGAATTCCATTTCTTCACTTCCATTGCGTCTAAGTTGATTAGTTGGATTTTTGACTTTTGGTGTACTTTTCCAGACGAATGTTGCATGAATATAAATATGCGTAAGGATGGAAAAAGGGTTGATAGTTATTTTGTTTGTTTAGTAGATGTGATAGGGAAGGTGTGTTTGATTATGGGGGCACAAAAAGACTAAAGAGAAGTAAGGGTGAG
This window encodes:
- the LOC122195462 gene encoding uncharacterized protein LOC122195462; this translates as MEVKKWNSRRVMKICCVVATLLLLIFLLISVILFFTVFKPKNPKVTTHPTSLENVEFQLYPNVSINATIVLNVTISNRNHGSFKFQNSIAYVDYRGTLIAEIPIEHANIPAHGNFTITAYANVTTEKMVTDPNFYNDMDSGYFNFTSTAILYGDVSVFKIIKKGAKVTNICNIIVALLTRKVESKCHAKVKIHEWARLNWIKRHKFNRQVLNSIWARLFTRCKCGDIGLKAKMNNKAQLAICLMFKVRKTEVKLKQKNYRLRCSTLDRVKN